A genomic segment from Bubalus bubalis isolate 160015118507 breed Murrah chromosome 5, NDDB_SH_1, whole genome shotgun sequence encodes:
- the LOC102393978 gene encoding olfactory receptor 8B3-like: MALGNGSFMTQFILMGLRDQPDLQLPLFFLFLVMYMVTVMGNLSLIILIGLSSHLHTPMYFFLSNLSFIDLCYSSVFTPKMLINIISKKKIISYIGCMTQLYFFSFFGISECYVLTSMAYDRYVAICNPLFYNIAMSPKVCSSLMLGSYLMAVLDATTLITCMLRLTFCDANTINHYLCDIHPLLQLSCTNTHIIELEVFIVGGINIIVPSLTIFVSYGLILTNIFHIKSTEGRSKAFRTCSSHIIAVSLFFGSSAFMYLKPSSVSVDDGKISSVFYTNVVPMMNPLIYSLRNKDVKLALRKTLRMGKF; the protein is encoded by the coding sequence ATGGCTCTGGGTAATGGCTCTTTCATGACTCAGTTTATTTTGATGGGATTAAGAGACCAACCAGATCTCCAGCTTCCCCTCTTCTTCCTGTTTCTAGTAATGTATATGGTCACTGTGATGGGAAATTTGAGCTTGATCATCCTTATTGGGCTGAGTTCACACCtacacacccccatgtactttttcctctctAACTTGTCCTTCATAGATCTCTGTTATTCTTCTGTGTTTACACCCAAAATGCTGATTAACATCATATCAAAGAAGAAGATTATTTCTTACATAGGGTGCATGACCCAGCtttactttttcagtttttttggcaTTTCCGAATGTTATGTGCTGACATCAATGGCCTATgatcgctatgtggccatctgtaaccCATTATTTTATAACATTGCCATGTCCCCTAAAGTGTGTTCCAGCCTTATGCTTGGTTCCTACTTGATGGCAGTTTTGGATGCCACGACCCTTATTACATGCATGCTGAGACTGACCTTCTGTGATGCAAACACCATCAACCATTATTTGTGTGACATCCACCCTCTGCTCCAGCTCTCATGCACAAATACCCACATCATTGAGCTGGAAGTGTTCATTGTGGGAGGCATCAACATCATTGTGCCCAGTCtcaccatctttgtctcttatgGTCTCATCCTCACCAACATCTTCCACATCAAGTCCACAGAGGGCAGGTCCAAAGCCTTCAGAACCTGCAGTTCCCACATCATTGCTGTTTCTCTGTTCTTTGGATCAAGTGCATTTATGTATCTCAAACCATCTTCTGTGTCTGTGGATGATGGGAAAATATCCTCTGTCTTTTACACCAATGTGGTTCCCATGATGAATCCTTTAATTTACAGCTTGAGGAACAAAGATGTTAAGCTTGCTCTGAGAAAAACTTTGAGAATGGGAAAGTTTTGA